The Niabella beijingensis genomic interval CTCTTTTTACAATTATTCCCGGCAGGGTTTCGGAGATGATGGTGGGTTGCTTTATTATAACTCCTACCCATACAAAGAAGCACCGGCATATAGCAGCGAGCAGCGCTCGAAAGATATCAACAGGAAGGTATACGAATTATTACAGCGGAATCAGCCGCAGGAAATAAAAAAACTGCTGACGGATTTCCTGGAACTGTCCAAAAGATTTAACATCAGCACCGATCTGACCCCGGACAAATGGTTTGAGCTGATGTATCATCCCGGAAATTTTCCGGTTACCTATTTTATCGGCAATCACGGGGTCGACATGTATGCCCCGCCGTCCACCGGGGATGACGCTGCTGCTGTTGCAACGGTTGAAGATGCAAAGGCAGACCCTTATTATAAAGAGCGCAAAACGAGGTATTGTTTTGATGCCAACGATCTGAACCGCCTGTTCTCGGGCATAGAAAGCGTGCAGGTGTTCTCCGTATTTGACCTGGTTATTTATGTAGCGCTATGGGTTGCCTTTGCGCTGGCCGCCTTGCTTTTTGCTTTCCGGATCACCAACCTGCGGCTGCTGTTGTTTGCAGGTATCACCGCAACCCTGACGGGGATTTTAATAGCGCTGCTGACACTGACACTGGGGCTTGCAAAGGGCCGCCAGGGTGAACTAACGGTTTCCTATCTGGTGTTTGCCGTAGGAACCCTGATCCTGCTGGGCTCTATCCCCGTTTTCCGGTTCCGGAGAAAATCGGTGCAGGGGATCCTTATCAATATATCCCTGGTAGGCATTGTGCCTTATTTTTTCCTGATCCTGCTGATAATTACACTGCACCAGGAGGAGCATTACCGCACCCTATCGGTAGCGGGGTATGGTGAACCGCACAAGTCGCTGCTGGAGCTTTTGGGAGTATACTGGAACTATGTGCTGCTGGCCCTTGGCTTTATTTTTATGATAATATACACTTCCGTTATAAGAAAGTGGCGGGCGTTGCCGGAGAAATAAAATTTACAGATCTTTAAGACCGGCCCTGCCCGGTTGTCTTTTGTTCTTTATGATACTGCTGATAAAACAATTTAAAAACGTAAATCGTAAGCTGGCTTTCAGGGTCTTCCGGATTTTTGCCGTGCTCTTGTTTATTGCTGTAACGGCACAGGCCCAGCAAACATCCGCCGGGCGGATCCTTCCGGAAAAAGAGATCGCCGGGATCTTTACCGATTCCTTAAAAGCTGCGCTGGGCCTGAAGTTTCCCGTTTTCCGGATCTATGAATATACCGACCGGTCGGGTTTGTATTATTGTGTACTTACGGAGAGCAGGGATTCGGTGACGGCAAAGGATACCATCAGTTCCGGCCTGAAGGCCGTGAACCTGCGATCCGAGGCGAATGGCTTTACCAAAGTATGGGAGCTGAATGATCATATTGAGGCCTTACACAATGAAACATCCATCTGGTTCTGGTCGAAATATATTGATTTCAAAGATTATGATAACGACGGACTGAAGGAACCGGTGATCACGTATGGTACCTGGGGTATGAATGGATATGATGATGGCCGTGTTAAATTTATCATCTATTACAAAGGACAGAAAATTGCGTTGCGGCATCAGAATGGTGTACTGGATGATGAAAGAGATACCAGAGTGGATAAGACCATTTATGCATTGCCGGCAGCGCTTCAGCAATCGGTTAAAGAAAAAATGGTACGCATGACGGAAAGCGGGCATGCGCTCTTCCCCTATGGCTGGCAAAAGGCCCTGCAACAAAAGCGGACCTTTTTCAGCGAGCGGGGCGATTAGCCGGCGATGGTTTTATGATCATATACAGATCGGACAGAAATGGCCGGAGTACCAGGCGTCTCCGGCCATTTTGCTTATAAGGGGGCTGCATTAGTTATTAATCCGTATCCATAAGGTGTGTGCCTCCACCGTCCTGCCAGTTAAACAGGCTGCTTCGTCTTCCCAGTTCCCAGTAAAATTTGCTGCGGGGCGTTTGATAGTTGCCGGTCTCGTTCATCGTATCCGTATCATACAAACGACCATTTACCATTACATATTTTACAGACTCGGTATTCCGGATATTTTCCAGGGGGTTGGCATCCAGTATGATCAGGTCGGCCAGCTTTCCTGTTTGCAGGGAGCCGATCCAGTCGTCCAGTCCGAGGCTTTTTGCAGAATTGATGGTAGCGGTCTGCAGGGCCTGCAGCGGAGTCATGCCCCCCTGTGCCATCATCCATATTTCCCAGTGGGCACCAATGCCCTGGATCTGTCCGTGGGCGCCCATATTTACGGTCACTCCCGCGTCGGCCAGTTTCCGGATGCTTTTGGCGCTTAGTATATGCCCGTTCTCATATTCTTCTTCCGGAAGCATCGTACGATGACGGCTGCGGGTATCGATAACTGCGCGGGGCGTGTATTTCAGCAGCTTTTCATTTTCCCATACATTGGTGTGCTGGTACCAGTAGTACTCACCGGAGACGGAGCCGTAGTTTACAATAAGTGTGGGCGTGTACGCCGTTTGTGAGCGTTTCCACAGCTGGATCACGTCGTCCTGGAGAACGGCAATGGGCAGGTTGTGCTCAACGGTTGTATGACCATCATTGATCATGGCCATATTGTGGTAAAAGAAAGAACCACCTTCCGGAACGACCATTACGCCCAGTTCCCGGGCGGCAGTAAGGATCTGCTGGTTCTGTTCCCTGCGGGGCTGGTTATAGCTTTTTACCGAAAAGGCTCCAAATGCTTTTGTTCTTCTGATAGCACTCCGCGCATCATCCAGCGAGTTGATAACGGCTTTAAAACTCCCGTCGGCACCATATAATACCGTTCCGGTACTGAATACACGCGGACCCACCATTTTACCGGCCTTTATCATTTCGCTTTGTGCAAAGACCAGCTCACTGTTTGCAGACGGATCATGCATGGTGGTTACGCCAAAGGCAAGGTTGGTATAATAGGGCCAGTGCTTCTGCGGGGTGATGCCGCTGCGGAAATGATTGCCATGTGCATGGGCATCCACAAATCCGGGCAGAATGGTCTTTCCTGCGCAGTCGATTATTTTTGCCCCGGAAGGAATGGTTACCTCGTCGCCTGAACCAACTGCTTTCAGGATATTTCCTTCCACCAGCACGGTACCTTTTTCAATAACCGTATTGCCGTTCATGGTAATGATGCGGGCATTGGTAAAGGCAATCATCCCCTTGGGTCGGTCGGGTGCATAAATGACGCCAACCGGGATGCCTTTTATAACAGCCGGCGCAGTGGTGGTATCCTTTTCATTCAGGAATTTGAAATGTTGTTTCAGCGGAATGGTAAAATATTCATTACCGAGGTTATAATGCAGCTCCTGGCTGTTGGCATTCCAGTGCAGGTTATAGCCGGCATCTTTTGCCACCAGCTGTACTGGAATGGCATTGGAACCGCCGGCGATCTCCAGTGTTTTGCCGGTTTTTGGGAAAGCGGCGATGTATACTTTGTGCAGGTCCACAAATGCCAGCCAGTTGCCATCCGGGGAAACGATGTACTGGCTGCCATAGGTACTGGTGGCCGCTGTTTTTTCATCGGTGCCGTCTTTTTTGCAGATGGACAGGTTCTTTCCTTTCTGAAAATAGATATGGTTCCCTTCTGATTCAAAGTAAGGAGCGCTGCCGTTATCAACAACACGGACGGGCCGGGAGGTTCCTGCAGCATCCACAGTATAAATGCCGGTATTTACATTAAAGGCATTTCCCAGTACATTGTCGCCGCCCTCTTTACAATACACAATCGTTTTTCCATCCGGACTAAAAGACGGAGCACTGTAGATGCCTTTTTCGATATTCAGTCTGCGGGAGTTGCCCTTTGCAAGATCCATTACATAAATGCTGCCCATGGCCGTATCATTCCAGCCGACATAGGTCAGCCACCGGCCGTCTTTTGAAAAAGCAGGCGCATCTTCTATATCAGCTGATTTTGTGAGGCGGACCGGTACCCCCTTTGGCAGTTCCTGTTTCCACAGGGAGCCCAGTGCGTTGTATACAATGTATTTTCCATCAGGAGCGGTTACAAGACCGCGCAGCACATGAGTGGTGTCCTGGTCCCTGTTGAGGTTTTGTTTTACACGGATGGCATCCGCAATTTTTTGTGTTACGTTACAGGTGAAGGGGATCTCTGTTGCTGTATTGCTGCCGCTGACGGGTATGCGGTTGAGTTTTCCGTTGGCCCATATAACGATCTCTTTTCCCCCGGGCATCCAGGCAAAGCCGGTATAAACACCAAAGATGGCCCAGGCCTCCTGCTGGTCCTTACTGAGCTTGTCGTAAACCGGCCACTCCTCGCCGGTTTCCAGGTCCCGCAGGTACAATACGGTTTTGGTGCGTACCCTTCTTACAAAAGCCAGTGTCTTTCCGTCTGGTGAAACCTGCGGCCGGAAGGCACTGCCGCCACCGCCGGTAATGGTTTCGCTCTCCCCTTTTTCACGGTCGTAACGTTTGATCACATAGATCTCATTGTTCGGATCCTTGTTATACTGGAAGAATCCGCCGGGATACATGTCCTCGCTGTAATAAATATAATGTCCGTCAGGCGATGCCGAAGGTTCATTTACGTCCTGCTGATCATTTTTACGTTTGGTGAGCTGGATGCCCTCGCCGCCGTTGATATGGTACATCCAGATCTCGCCGGCACCCAGCGAGCGGAACGCGGTAAAATGCTTGCGCGCAATAAAATAATTGCCTTCGGGCGACCATACGGCATTGTTCAGCAGCCGGAAGTTTTCTTTGGTCACCTGCCGGGCATTGCTGCCATCCCGGTTCATCACCCAGATATTATCACCGCCTCCCGCATCGGAGGTAAAAAGGATCTTTTTACCATCCGGACTAAAGCGCGGCTGCACTTCATAAGCCAGCCCCTGCCGCAGCACGCGCGCGGTTCCGCCGGCGATCGGCAGGCTGTAAAGATCTCCCAGAAGGTCAAAAACCACCTCCTTACCATCCGGCGATACATCCAGGTTCATCCAGGTGCCTTCGTTTACCTGGAAGGATACTTCTTTATAGCGGGTCCCCGGCGGGTTATTCACCTCCCATTTGGATGATGCCGGTTTGGAAGTGTCTTTTTGGGGTTGTGCGTCCAGGGAAAGCCCGATAAAACAAAGGCTGATTAAGAAAAAAAACCGCATGTGCTTGATTGTTTTTTAAAAAAAGTAAAAGATGGTTCTGGTGCCGAATGTAGCAAATTAGGCGGTATTGCCGGGATGTATTTTAAAGAAGATCAGATGGTTGCCTCGACCGGCAAAATAAGAATGCGGGCAGCATGTTTCACACGATAATGAACAATTCATTTAAATAAGACCGGCAGGGTTTTATAAGAAAAAACCTTTATGCCACTTTGGGTGGCAGGTATCCAGGGTTTCATAGAAGCAACGGCACGGATAATTACAGCATCAACATCCGGTCCCAGGCTTTTGATCATCTTCGTTTCAGCGATAGCTCCTGAAGTATCTATCTTAAACCGGATCAGTGCTTTTCCTTCAATGGCTTCTTTTTTGATAAAGGGATGATCTGTGATACTTTTTTTTAGATATCGTACTAATGCTTTTTCCCCTCCCGGGTACAGGGCTGCTGTTTGCCCGCAAATGGTATGTTCCCATCCGGTAATGGCATCTTTTTTGGTTTGCGCCGGTGCTCCGATACAGAGGACAACGAATAATAAAGTCAATAAAGTCTTCACTTTTAATAAGACCGGGAAAAAGCAATTTCCATAATCCAATTTCTGGCCATTATCAGACAGCTGCTGAGAGGCTGCGCCGCTTAGGCGGAAATCCTTTGCCGCGCGGGCATTGTGAAGAGCGCAAAGATTGCAGCCGGGCGGCGGACCGCTGCTGATGGATGTTCCTCAGCCGGGAGCCCATAAATGTATTGTTATTTCAATAGCTGATAAACGATAAAGCTAAGCACAAATGCCAGGCCGGTCATATAAGCAAGCTGTACAATGGGCCATTTCCAGGACCCGGTTTCGCGTTTTACAATGGCGAGTGTGCTCATACACAGCATGGCAAATACATAGAAGATGAGCAGTGACACACCTGTGGCTACGGTAAATACCTTGGAGCCATCATCAAAAGTGGCTTTGTCCATTTTTTCACGCAGGGCCATATTGGCACCTCCGTCGTCTTCCACGCTGTAAAGGGTGGCCATCGTGCCTACAAATACTTCGCGGGCGGCAAACGAGGTAACAAGGGCAATACCTATTTTCCAGTCGAAACCCAGCGGGCGGATCACCGGCTCAATGGTCTTGCCCATGATGCCCGCATAGGAATTTTCCAGCTTGGCTGCTGCACGGGTCTCTTCCACCAGCAGGGTATCTGCACCGGGCCGGGCCAGTGCGGTTTCATATTCCTGTTGTACTGCGTGCATGCGTTGTTTGGGACCAAATGAACTCAGGAACCAGAGGATCACACTGATGATCATAATGATCTTACCGGCCTGTACCACGAAGATCTTTGCTTTTTCAATCATCGTTTCCAGGGCGTTTTTCCAGCGGGGAGCCCGGTAGGTGGGCAGCTCCAGGATAAAATAACTTTTTTCCTTGTTCTTTATAAAGAACTTGGCTACATAGGAAACCAGCAGGGCAAATACCAGGCCCAGCAGGTAAAGTCCCATCATCATTAAACCCTGCAGGCTGATGAACCCGAGCAGGTAGGTTTTGGGAATGACCAGGCCTACCAGGATCACATACACCGGCAGCCGGGCCGAACAGCTCATGAGGGGCGTGACCAAAATAGTCAGCAGCCGCTCTTTACGGTTTTCAATACTGCGGGCGCTCATAATGGCCGGAACGGCACAGGCAAAGCCACTGATCATGGGCATCACACTTTTTCCGTTCAGGCCCACACTGCGCATTACCCGGTCGGTTAAAAAACTGATGCGGGCCATATACCCGGTGTCTTCCAGGAGGGTGATAAGGCCAAAAAGGATCATGATCTGCGGTACAAATATGATGATCCCGCCAAGGCCTGCAATGACCCCGTTTATTAACAGGTCCGAAAAATTATTTTCAGGAAGCACTTCACTCAGCCACCCGCTGAAGGCGGCAGTGCCGGACTCGATCCAGTCCATAGGGAAGGATGCCACCAGGAACACACACTGGAACATCAGGAACAATACTCCCAGCAGAATAAAGTATCCCCAGAAGCGGTGGAGGAAAATATGATCAAGTTTATCGGTGAGGATCGATTTTTTATTGGGATCCGGTTGCGTCACCGATACATTCATCACATTGCTGATGCGCTGGTAACGTTGTAAGATCTCTTCTGCCTGGGTTTTTGTGGGATTAAAATGGTTGTCGATCTCTGTCTGCTCGATCTGTTCCTGCAACTGATCCGGCAGGGTAAAGGTCTCATGGTTGATCAGGTAATGCACTCCTTCATAGGAACTGATACCGGGCACCAGATGCTGTACCCCGGCAATCGCCTGGGGTGCCAGTGCTTCCACATCGATAAAATTGTGCACGGGGGCCTTAAACAGGTTGCCGGAAACCAGCTCCACCGCCTTTTTTAGCTGATCGATACCCTTGTTTTTCCGGGGGTTAACGGCTACTATGGGGATACCCAGTTCCCGCTCCATCTCATTGATATTGATATGAATGCCTTTTTTGCGGGCAAGGTCCATCATGGTAAGGGCCATTACCACCGGGCGCTTGAGATCGATGATTTGGCTGCAGAATAATAAATTGCGCTTCAGATTGCTGGCATCGGCCACCACCACGATCACATCTGCCTTCAGGTCTTTGTCCTGGTTCAGGATCACTTTATAGGCCACTTCCTCATCCAGGCGGCGCGGGTACAGACTGTAAGTACCCGGCAGGTCGATTATCTTTGCATTAAACTGACCAACTTTAGAAGTTCCTGTCTTTTTATCAACAGTTACGCCGGGAAAATTGCCTACTTTCTGACTCAGACCGGTTAGGGAGTTGAACAGGGAGCTTTTTCCGCTGTTGGGGTTTCCTACTAATGCTATATGTAGCTGCTTATTTTCCAAAATCCTCAAGAGCCGCAAAATTACGGATCCCCGGCGGATGATCATTTACGAATTCCGATGTTTCTGAAGATAAGGCTGATGGCCGGCCGGAAAAAAAGCGGCTGCGGTTACTGTACTGCATGTTCGCCGGCCGAAAGGGATTCCAGCGGCAGTTTTTCAGCTTCCGGGGATGGCTTAAGACCGGTAAGCGTTTCGGCCAGTTTGTTCAGATCGCCGGAAGCACGGCTGATCAGCAAAAACTGGTCGATGATGGGCTTTAACTCGTTCAGGGTGATCTTGGTTTCCGTATCCAGCAATCCCTGCTGGATCTCATGCCTCCGTTTTTCAAGAAGGTCTTTTACAGCAGCTTTAAGTGCCTGTGTATCACTGTGTGCCACCTGTGGCGCTACTGTTTCATCAGAAAGCATTCCAGACGTATTTCCCAGTTCATGAATGGTATTTTCAATAACCGGTGTAAAAACCGGCGAGCGGTATTTGGCGGCCAGCAGCCGGGAATAATGGGCCAGCGTGGCGATATGTGAATTAATGGTAAAGATCATCACCACAAACTGGTGGATGGTTTTGATGTTTTTCTGTTTGCTTTTGGGTTCGCTCAGCATCCGGGAAAAGGTACCGGAAAGATTGGCCTGTGCTACAAATGCTTCTTTCCGGCTGAGCTTATAGTCCGGTGCGGGTTCATTTTTGATATAGGCGCTGGCCACGGTTTCAAAATAGGCCCGGGTCTTTTCCAGTGCGGCAGCCATATAGGTCTTTACCTGTTTCTTTTCCCAGGAGGGGATGATATACGTGGTAAGACCGGCAATGACAGAGCCGATAATGGTATCAAGGATGCGGTTCTCGATCACCACGTGAAAATTGCGGCTGTCGAGCAGAAAAAACAGGATCAGCACATAGGCAGTCATAAAGGTGACGCTGACCAGGTAGCGGGTCCGCATAAAACTATAGGTGGCAATCATCAGCAGGATCATTGCGGTGAACCTGCCGGTCTGGGTCTGTAACAGGAACAGCAGCCCGATGCCCCCCATAGCACCGATAATGGTGCCGATCACCCGTTGATAATTGCGCTGTTTGGTAACACTGTATGTGGGTTTTAAGATCACCAGTGCTGTAAGCAGGATCCAGTAACTGTATTCCAGCTGCAACAGAACAGCAGTTATATAACCGAGGGTCATGGCAATGCCCAGCCGCAGGGCATGACGGAACGTATTGGATTGCAGGGAAAGGTTCTCCCGGATGAGGTCCCCGTCCAGATCTGTCTTTTCCACAAAGGAGTCATAGTTATCCGATAAAAGATAGTCCTTTACTTCCTTGCGTTCGTACCGGGTGTAATGGTGCAGGGTATAGATACGGAGGATCATATCTTCGATCGACTGCATGATCTTGCGCATATTGATCAGCGCTTCCAGGTTGTCTGCGTTACGGTGGGTGTTTACAAATTTTTCAAAATGCTGTTTCAGCTCACGGAGCTCATCATTCAGGTTCTTGGAAACCCTGGAGCGGCGGCCCTCCTGTACGGATACCCCTATCTCATACAATTCATCCACCATCCCCAGGATCACTTTCCGGAAATGCGGCAGGATATTGGTGCCGTCGAAGCGCCGGTGCATGGACTCATAATTGTAAAATGTAGCGTTGGCCTTTTCAAAGAGATCCACCGATTCTACAAAAATGACCAGGAGCCCGCGGCCGGTAAGGGTAGTGGATTTTACGATATTGCGGCTTTTAAAAAGCATTTCCCGCACCAGGATCTGCTTGTCCTGCACCTTTTGCTGCTGCTGCATCAGGTTTTTATAGGTTTTATCGTAGTTGACGCCTTCATTATAAAAATAAGAACGGGTTTTGAGGTAGTCGGCAACAGCGATAATCGAATCGCCCAGGGCCTGCTGGATCACTTTATAGGGACGGACCCCATGCAGTGCAAGACTGAGGCCGATATACCACAGCCCCCCGCAAAGCAGGTAGATGCCATCCAGCACCACATTCCAGCCGGTGGCTTTGTGGTAGAGTGTGAGCACCATGATCAGCAACCCGGCAAAGCCGATGGCGTTGGTACGGGCATTGTACACACCCAGCATACTCAGGGAGAAGCTGAAGGTAAGGATCACCAATGCGGTAACCGGCTGGCTTACATGGGCAAATCCTGTAACCAGGTCTACAAAAAAGATCAGTGCCAGGGCCGCCAGCATACCATTCCTGCGTTCTTTGATATGACCGGGAATATCGGCGGCACTTACGGCCATGGCTCCAAGCGAGGCGATGAGGCCGATCTCCAGCATCCCGAAGAAATTGAGAATAACGGAAGGGAGGGTGATCCCCACCGTGATGCGGACCGCCTCATTAAAATAATAACTGCTTACAAACTGCCGGTATTCCTTTATGTAATCCATTTCCTACAAATTTACAAACAAGAAACAGGTTTAAGAAACATGTTGTGGCCGGCCGGCGTTCCGTTTTAAGAATTGCACTACCTCCGGCGGGCTGTATCGTAAAATAGCCCGGTTTTACCGGCCCCCCTAAAGCAGGCGGATATTAAAAATTCGTCACACAAAACCGCAATTCCATAACAATTGTAAGTGCCGAATGCCCAACCTGTATTAATCTTGTAGTATGAAAGCAAGAAGTATTTTCCAGAAAGTAGAGATCCTGATAGCAACCCTGCTGACGGGCTTTTGGATATTCATGTTGGCAACAAACCGGAACTATTCATTCGAGCGGCACCAGTTTACCGACAATCATATCCCCTACAGTTTTTATACCAATTACCTGCAGCCTAATACGGCAATCGCGCTGCTCAGTTACCTGATATTCCTGTTCCTTACGCAATACGTGGAAACAAAAACAAAGGGCTTTTTTAAGGTTACATTGCTGATCTGCACCTACCTGCTGCTGGCCGTGGGCCTGTCTGTCTGTTTTACTTACATCTTTGCCTGGCGGTATGGAGAGAATGGCTATGCCACCGAGCGGGATGTAGTGGTGTCCTTTTTTGTAGAGGGTTTTGCG includes:
- a CDS encoding FUSC family protein is translated as MDYIKEYRQFVSSYYFNEAVRITVGITLPSVILNFFGMLEIGLIASLGAMAVSAADIPGHIKERRNGMLAALALIFFVDLVTGFAHVSQPVTALVILTFSFSLSMLGVYNARTNAIGFAGLLIMVLTLYHKATGWNVVLDGIYLLCGGLWYIGLSLALHGVRPYKVIQQALGDSIIAVADYLKTRSYFYNEGVNYDKTYKNLMQQQQKVQDKQILVREMLFKSRNIVKSTTLTGRGLLVIFVESVDLFEKANATFYNYESMHRRFDGTNILPHFRKVILGMVDELYEIGVSVQEGRRSRVSKNLNDELRELKQHFEKFVNTHRNADNLEALINMRKIMQSIEDMILRIYTLHHYTRYERKEVKDYLLSDNYDSFVEKTDLDGDLIRENLSLQSNTFRHALRLGIAMTLGYITAVLLQLEYSYWILLTALVILKPTYSVTKQRNYQRVIGTIIGAMGGIGLLFLLQTQTGRFTAMILLMIATYSFMRTRYLVSVTFMTAYVLILFFLLDSRNFHVVIENRILDTIIGSVIAGLTTYIIPSWEKKQVKTYMAAALEKTRAYFETVASAYIKNEPAPDYKLSRKEAFVAQANLSGTFSRMLSEPKSKQKNIKTIHQFVVMIFTINSHIATLAHYSRLLAAKYRSPVFTPVIENTIHELGNTSGMLSDETVAPQVAHSDTQALKAAVKDLLEKRRHEIQQGLLDTETKITLNELKPIIDQFLLISRASGDLNKLAETLTGLKPSPEAEKLPLESLSAGEHAVQ
- a CDS encoding energy transducer TonB; this translates as MKTLLTLLFVVLCIGAPAQTKKDAITGWEHTICGQTAALYPGGEKALVRYLKKSITDHPFIKKEAIEGKALIRFKIDTSGAIAETKMIKSLGPDVDAVIIRAVASMKPWIPATQSGIKVFSYKTLPVLFK
- a CDS encoding M949_RS01915 family surface polysaccharide biosynthesis protein, translated to MILLIKQFKNVNRKLAFRVFRIFAVLLFIAVTAQAQQTSAGRILPEKEIAGIFTDSLKAALGLKFPVFRIYEYTDRSGLYYCVLTESRDSVTAKDTISSGLKAVNLRSEANGFTKVWELNDHIEALHNETSIWFWSKYIDFKDYDNDGLKEPVITYGTWGMNGYDDGRVKFIIYYKGQKIALRHQNGVLDDERDTRVDKTIYALPAALQQSVKEKMVRMTESGHALFPYGWQKALQQKRTFFSERGD
- the feoB gene encoding ferrous iron transport protein B, which gives rise to MRILENKQLHIALVGNPNSGKSSLFNSLTGLSQKVGNFPGVTVDKKTGTSKVGQFNAKIIDLPGTYSLYPRRLDEEVAYKVILNQDKDLKADVIVVVADASNLKRNLLFCSQIIDLKRPVVMALTMMDLARKKGIHININEMERELGIPIVAVNPRKNKGIDQLKKAVELVSGNLFKAPVHNFIDVEALAPQAIAGVQHLVPGISSYEGVHYLINHETFTLPDQLQEQIEQTEIDNHFNPTKTQAEEILQRYQRISNVMNVSVTQPDPNKKSILTDKLDHIFLHRFWGYFILLGVLFLMFQCVFLVASFPMDWIESGTAAFSGWLSEVLPENNFSDLLINGVIAGLGGIIIFVPQIMILFGLITLLEDTGYMARISFLTDRVMRSVGLNGKSVMPMISGFACAVPAIMSARSIENRKERLLTILVTPLMSCSARLPVYVILVGLVIPKTYLLGFISLQGLMMMGLYLLGLVFALLVSYVAKFFIKNKEKSYFILELPTYRAPRWKNALETMIEKAKIFVVQAGKIIMIISVILWFLSSFGPKQRMHAVQQEYETALARPGADTLLVEETRAAAKLENSYAGIMGKTIEPVIRPLGFDWKIGIALVTSFAAREVFVGTMATLYSVEDDGGANMALREKMDKATFDDGSKVFTVATGVSLLIFYVFAMLCMSTLAIVKRETGSWKWPIVQLAYMTGLAFVLSFIVYQLLK
- a CDS encoding amidohydrolase family protein; its protein translation is MRFFFLISLCFIGLSLDAQPQKDTSKPASSKWEVNNPPGTRYKEVSFQVNEGTWMNLDVSPDGKEVVFDLLGDLYSLPIAGGTARVLRQGLAYEVQPRFSPDGKKILFTSDAGGGDNIWVMNRDGSNARQVTKENFRLLNNAVWSPEGNYFIARKHFTAFRSLGAGEIWMYHINGGEGIQLTKRKNDQQDVNEPSASPDGHYIYYSEDMYPGGFFQYNKDPNNEIYVIKRYDREKGESETITGGGGSAFRPQVSPDGKTLAFVRRVRTKTVLYLRDLETGEEWPVYDKLSKDQQEAWAIFGVYTGFAWMPGGKEIVIWANGKLNRIPVSGSNTATEIPFTCNVTQKIADAIRVKQNLNRDQDTTHVLRGLVTAPDGKYIVYNALGSLWKQELPKGVPVRLTKSADIEDAPAFSKDGRWLTYVGWNDTAMGSIYVMDLAKGNSRRLNIEKGIYSAPSFSPDGKTIVYCKEGGDNVLGNAFNVNTGIYTVDAAGTSRPVRVVDNGSAPYFESEGNHIYFQKGKNLSICKKDGTDEKTAATSTYGSQYIVSPDGNWLAFVDLHKVYIAAFPKTGKTLEIAGGSNAIPVQLVAKDAGYNLHWNANSQELHYNLGNEYFTIPLKQHFKFLNEKDTTTAPAVIKGIPVGVIYAPDRPKGMIAFTNARIITMNGNTVIEKGTVLVEGNILKAVGSGDEVTIPSGAKIIDCAGKTILPGFVDAHAHGNHFRSGITPQKHWPYYTNLAFGVTTMHDPSANSELVFAQSEMIKAGKMVGPRVFSTGTVLYGADGSFKAVINSLDDARSAIRRTKAFGAFSVKSYNQPRREQNQQILTAARELGVMVVPEGGSFFYHNMAMINDGHTTVEHNLPIAVLQDDVIQLWKRSQTAYTPTLIVNYGSVSGEYYWYQHTNVWENEKLLKYTPRAVIDTRSRHRTMLPEEEYENGHILSAKSIRKLADAGVTVNMGAHGQIQGIGAHWEIWMMAQGGMTPLQALQTATINSAKSLGLDDWIGSLQTGKLADLIILDANPLENIRNTESVKYVMVNGRLYDTDTMNETGNYQTPRSKFYWELGRRSSLFNWQDGGGTHLMDTD